In Magnetococcales bacterium, one DNA window encodes the following:
- a CDS encoding YkgJ family cysteine cluster protein, translating to MSNDQTARDKALALDEEFRDIPQEVRNVLHPVRMTGAEHFQFRCHPGIDCFNACCRNIEIILTPYDLIRIRRRLGLDVESFLFQYATPFTLTKGQLPVPLIRMDPKTGQCPFNGPEGCNIYSDRPVACRYYPIGMALMHKQETTNEDEFFFLIKEEFCHGHRESRDWTIQEWRADQGSDGYDIQNRGWMEFILKRRSAGDGVATALQLSEFFYMASTNPDAFRRFVFDSSFLKRFEVDPETERSIREDDLALTDFAFSWLKSVLFGDDAVKVKPDAIQELKKKKNKP from the coding sequence GTGTCCAATGACCAAACCGCCCGCGACAAAGCCCTGGCCCTGGACGAAGAGTTCCGCGACATCCCCCAGGAAGTACGCAACGTCCTGCATCCGGTACGGATGACAGGCGCGGAACACTTTCAATTCCGTTGCCATCCCGGCATCGATTGTTTCAATGCCTGTTGTCGCAATATTGAAATCATCCTGACCCCCTATGATCTGATCCGGATCCGCCGCCGTTTGGGGCTTGATGTGGAAAGTTTTCTCTTTCAATACGCCACCCCGTTCACCCTGACCAAGGGACAGTTGCCAGTACCCTTGATCCGGATGGATCCCAAGACCGGGCAATGCCCCTTCAATGGACCGGAAGGATGCAACATCTACAGCGACCGTCCCGTCGCCTGCCGTTACTACCCCATCGGCATGGCGCTGATGCACAAACAGGAGACAACAAACGAGGATGAGTTTTTCTTTCTCATCAAGGAAGAGTTCTGTCACGGTCATCGTGAATCCAGGGATTGGACCATCCAGGAATGGCGGGCGGATCAGGGATCGGATGGTTATGACATCCAAAACCGGGGATGGATGGAATTCATCCTCAAACGGCGTTCCGCGGGTGATGGCGTTGCCACAGCCTTGCAACTTTCGGAATTCTTCTATATGGCCAGCACCAACCCGGATGCCTTTCGCCGGTTCGTGTTCGATTCCAGTTTTCTCAAACGGTTTGAAGTGGATCCCGAAACGGAACGGTCGATCCGGGAAGACGACCTGGCCCTGACCGATTTTGCCTTTTCCTGGCTCAAGAGTGTTCTTTTCGGCGACGATGCGGTCAAGGTCAAACCCGATGCCATACAAGAACTCAAGAAAAAGAAAAACAAACCGTAA